In one Myotis daubentonii chromosome 1, mMyoDau2.1, whole genome shotgun sequence genomic region, the following are encoded:
- the LOC132214350 gene encoding large ribosomal subunit protein uL18-like: MGFVKVVKNKAYFKRYQVKFRRRREGKTDYYARKRLVIQDKNKYNTPKYRMIVRVTNRDIICQIAYARIEGDMIVCAAYAHELPKYGVKVGLTNYAAAYCTGLLLARRLLNRFGMDKIYEGQVEVTGDEYNVESIDGQPGAFTCYLDAGLARTTTGNKVFGALKGAVDGGLSIPHSTKRFPGYDSESKEFNAEVHWKHIMGQNVADYMRYLMEEDEDAYKKQFSQYIKNNVTPDMMEEMYKKAHAAIRENPVYEKKPKKEVKKKRWNRPKMSLAQKKDRVAQKKASFLRAQERAAES; encoded by the coding sequence ATGGGGTTTGTGAAAGTTGTCAAGAATAAGGCCTACTTCAAGCGATACCAAGTGAAATTCAGAAGACGGCGAGAGGGTAAAACCGATTACTATGCCCGGAAACGCTTGGTCATCCAGGATAAAAACAAGTACAACACACCGAAGTACCGGATGATCGTCCGCGTCACCAACCGAGACATCATCTGTCAGATCGCTTATGCCCGTATAGAAGGAGATATGATAGTTTGTGCAGCTTATGCTCATGAACTCCCCAAGTATGGTGTGAAGGTTGGCCTGACAAATTATGCTGCAGCATATTGTACTGGCCTGCTGCTGGCCCGCAGGCTTCTCAATAGGTTTGGCATGGACAAGATCTATGAAGGCCAGGTGGAGGTGACTGGAGATGAATACAATGTGGAAAGCATTGATGGTCAACCTGGTGCCTTCACCTGCTACTTGGATGCAGGGCTTGCCAGAACTACTACTGGAAATAAAGTTTTTGGGGCCCTGAAGGGAGCTGTGGATGGAGGCCTCTCTATCCCTCACAGTACCAAACGATTCCCTGGTTATGATTCAGAAAGCAAGGAATTCAATGCAGAAGTACATTGGAAGCACATCATGGGTCAGAACGTTGCAGATTATATGCGTTATCTAATGGAAGAAGATGAAGATGCTTACAAGAAACAGTTCTctcaatatataaagaacaacGTAACTCCAGACATGATGGAGGAGATGTATAAGAAAGCTCATGCCGCTATACGagagaatccagtctatgagaaGAAGCCTAAGAAAGAAGTTAAAAAGAAGAGGTGGAACCGTCCCAAAATGTCTCTTGCCCAGAAGAAAGATCGGGTAGCTCAGAAGAAAGCAAGCTTCCTCAGAGCTCAGGAACGGGCTGCTGAGAGCTAA